In Pyrenophora tritici-repentis strain M4 chromosome 6, whole genome shotgun sequence, the DNA window ttttctcgagcccatctcatcgcgatgccaggcaccggccaccgcttgcagcccgctgttctccaggctatcctcgaccgaattgctgcctgcgaaagtgatcgagccatctctagagctacaggtgcgagccgtaacacagtagcaaagctgaggttgagcttagagttttggggcgtgccttatccgccgcgctgcgttcgacttgggcggccatctatactccggcaagctcagcgcgaaggccttcaggcatacctcaatggctcaccgggcgcatacatggatgagatgagggacttcttgtacgacgagtacgacgttaggataagccttgcgagcgtttaccgagagctagagaagatgagatggtctcgcaagcttgcaacaaagcgggcaaaggagcagagtgagccactccgccgcctctatcttgccaggatggcgcaacactataaggcggagcagatcgttgcgttggacgagagcgcctgcaatgagcgtacgggcgaccgcaagtatggctggtctccaatcggggagccggtggagctatcacacagcttcaggcgatcagaacggtggtcgctgctgccagccatgacgatagatggctacataagctataagatctttcaaggcgcgattacatctgagatcctagaagacttcttagagtttcaagtgctgccgttctgcaatcctcacccagggccagcctcagtaatcgtgcttgataacgcctccatccatcgatcagagcgtgtacgggtgctttgccaaagtgctggagtactccttgagtatctgccgccatactcaccagatttcaaccccatcgaga includes these proteins:
- a CDS encoding DDE-3 multi-domain protein, translating into MPGTGHRLQPAVLQAILDRIAACESDRAISRATGASRNTVAKLRLSLEFWGVPYPPRCVRLGRPSILRQAQREGLQAYLNGSPGAYMDEMRDFLYDEYDVRISLASVYRELEKMRWSRKLATKRAKEQSEPLRRLYLARMAQHYKAEQIVALDESACNERTGDRKYGWSPIGEPVELSHSFRRSERWSLLPAMTIDGYISYKIFQGAITSEILEDFLEFQVLPFCNPHPGPASVIVLDNASIHRSERVRVLCQSAGVLLEYLPPYSPDFNPIEKSFKQLKGWMKRNSAQAENFIDFGVFLEYAAQLVCCNINCRSWFHRCGYPY